A section of the Stenotrophomonas acidaminiphila genome encodes:
- a CDS encoding DNA polymerase III subunit delta — translation MELRPEQLATQAGTQPLAPVYLIAGPELLRVLEAADAVRARARAEGIGEREVFDADGRDFDWGQLASSFNAPSLFSARRLVELRLPSGKPGKEGAEVISEFCAQPPADVVLLITAGEWSKSHQGKWADAVARAGVLSVAWAIKPHELGDWIERRLRARGLRAEPAAVQRLSERVEGNLLAAAQEIDKLALLAEGQTLDVAKMESLVADAARYDVFRLVEAAFSGQPQAVLRMLAGLRAEGEAVAALTPILIRELLLTAGLARVQAAGGNLAGEMKARGIWESRQAPFKRALQRHPAAQRWERFVAEAGQVDRMAKGRAEGDPWLALERLLLAVAEAQAVRLLARGTR, via the coding sequence ATGGAACTGCGTCCCGAGCAGCTCGCCACCCAGGCCGGCACGCAGCCGCTGGCGCCGGTCTACCTGATCGCCGGGCCGGAACTGCTGCGCGTGCTGGAAGCGGCCGACGCGGTGCGCGCGCGGGCGCGCGCCGAAGGCATCGGCGAGCGCGAGGTGTTCGATGCCGACGGCCGTGACTTCGACTGGGGCCAGCTGGCATCCAGCTTCAACGCGCCCAGCCTGTTCAGTGCGCGCCGGCTGGTGGAGCTGCGCCTGCCCAGCGGCAAGCCGGGCAAGGAGGGCGCTGAGGTCATCAGCGAATTCTGCGCGCAGCCGCCGGCCGACGTGGTGCTGCTGATCACCGCCGGCGAGTGGAGCAAGTCGCACCAGGGCAAGTGGGCCGACGCGGTGGCGCGGGCCGGCGTGCTGTCGGTGGCGTGGGCGATCAAGCCGCATGAACTGGGCGACTGGATCGAGCGCCGCCTGCGTGCCCGCGGGTTGCGCGCCGAGCCGGCGGCGGTGCAGCGCCTGAGCGAACGCGTGGAGGGCAACCTGCTGGCGGCCGCGCAGGAAATCGACAAACTGGCGCTGCTGGCCGAAGGCCAGACGCTGGACGTGGCGAAGATGGAGTCGCTGGTCGCCGACGCCGCGCGCTACGACGTGTTCCGGCTGGTCGAGGCAGCATTCTCCGGGCAGCCTCAGGCGGTGCTGCGCATGCTCGCCGGGCTGCGCGCCGAGGGCGAGGCGGTGGCCGCGCTCACCCCGATCCTGATCCGCGAGCTGCTGCTCACGGCCGGGCTGGCGCGGGTCCAGGCCGCCGGCGGCAACCTGGCCGGCGAAATGAAGGCGCGCGGCATCTGGGAGTCGCGGCAGGCGCCGTTCAAGCGCGCGCTGCAGCGGCACCCGGCGGCGCAGCGCTGGGAGCGGTTCGTGGCCGAGGCCGGACAGGTCGACCGCATGGCCAAGGGGCGCGCCGAGGGTGATCCGTGGCTGGCGCTGGAACGCCTGCTGCTGGCGGTAGCCGAGGCGCAGGCGGTGCGCCTGCTGGCCCGCGGGACGCGCTGA